In Campylobacter mucosalis, a single window of DNA contains:
- a CDS encoding ATP-binding protein, translating to MKTIQENLKLFYVGLKDSEPFFYKNKDLTTHAAIIGMTGSGKTGLGITLLEEACIDNIPSIIIDPKGDMTNLALAFSDLSPDEFLPFIDENEAQNKGLSREQMAQSESESWKKGIENSFQSLERVRNFKNSANFTIYTPKSQAGVGVALLSDFACPKITDDESFVAYINSLSASVLSLIGISDEDMSSKEQLLICAIFDTKFKEGRDVSIEELIGFIANPPFAKIGVFDVETFYPSSERMKLAMKINALLASPSFKGWSEGDRLEISKMLFDENGKAKCNIFTISHLNDAERMFFVTLLLNEIIAWMRTTEGTSSLRAILYMDEIFGFFPPNANPPSKTPMLTLLKQARAFGLGCILSTQNPVDLDYKGLSNIGTWFIGRLQTAQDKARVIDGLTGISGSGAEKSDIENIISNLAKRHFLVKNINEDGLNVISTRWALSYLKGPLSREQISNLMSERKANSNTIHDKVTNKTSVKPILSNQIEQIFAISESNTLKPSLFASAKVRYYDAKKGVDVVKNVSYIYALDEAQNGIEWEQASQNAHVSIGTQRDGVSYEILPSFIQSAKNFSTFERDFKDFVFRSERLELFEAMGLNSDPNESKEQFYIRLSDRCNEILEAKTAELTKKFEAEKLKLEDKLNKAAVKLEKEQREMKASGLDAVISIGASLLGAFLGGSRGISKTSVGKIATGVKSANKVLKDRDDVKLSEQSVDELNARIDLLLEDFNQEVSTLKSAYDIENLKLNVISLAPKKSDIYDEKIVLLWR from the coding sequence ATGAAAACAATACAGGAAAATTTAAAACTATTTTACGTTGGACTTAAGGATAGCGAGCCGTTTTTTTACAAAAACAAGGATCTAACTACCCACGCAGCTATCATCGGTATGACTGGTAGTGGAAAGACCGGACTTGGCATTACTTTGCTTGAAGAGGCGTGTATAGATAATATTCCAAGTATTATAATCGACCCAAAGGGCGATATGACAAACCTTGCTTTGGCTTTTAGCGATTTAAGCCCCGATGAGTTTTTGCCATTTATCGATGAAAATGAAGCTCAAAATAAGGGCTTAAGCCGTGAGCAAATGGCACAAAGCGAGAGTGAAAGCTGGAAAAAGGGCATTGAAAATAGCTTTCAAAGCTTAGAAAGAGTAAGAAATTTCAAAAATAGTGCAAATTTTACTATCTATACTCCAAAGAGCCAAGCTGGTGTCGGAGTGGCACTTTTAAGCGATTTTGCTTGTCCAAAAATCACTGATGATGAGAGCTTTGTGGCTTATATAAACTCGCTTTCGGCCTCGGTTTTGTCGCTTATTGGCATTAGTGATGAGGATATGAGCTCAAAAGAGCAGCTGCTTATTTGTGCGATATTTGATACAAAATTTAAAGAGGGTAGGGACGTTAGTATCGAAGAACTCATAGGCTTTATAGCTAATCCTCCGTTTGCAAAAATAGGCGTTTTTGACGTTGAAACATTTTATCCAAGTAGTGAGCGTATGAAACTTGCTATGAAGATAAATGCACTTCTTGCAAGTCCTAGCTTTAAGGGCTGGAGTGAGGGCGATAGGCTTGAAATTTCAAAAATGCTCTTTGATGAAAATGGCAAAGCAAAGTGCAATATTTTTACGATCTCTCATTTAAATGACGCCGAGAGGATGTTTTTTGTTACGCTTTTATTAAATGAGATAATAGCTTGGATGAGGACAACAGAGGGAACTAGCTCACTTCGTGCGATTCTTTATATGGATGAAATTTTTGGCTTTTTCCCGCCAAATGCAAATCCGCCGTCAAAAACACCTATGCTCACGCTTCTTAAACAGGCTCGTGCGTTTGGTTTAGGCTGTATCCTTAGCACCCAAAACCCTGTCGATCTTGATTATAAGGGACTTAGCAACATAGGCACTTGGTTTATAGGAAGGCTTCAAACGGCTCAGGATAAAGCCCGTGTCATAGACGGATTAACTGGAATTTCAGGCTCTGGTGCGGAAAAATCAGACATAGAAAATATCATATCAAATTTAGCCAAACGCCATTTTTTGGTAAAAAATATAAACGAAGATGGCTTAAATGTCATAAGCACACGCTGGGCGTTAAGCTATCTAAAAGGACCGCTCTCTCGTGAGCAAATTTCAAATTTAATGAGCGAAAGAAAAGCCAACTCAAACACCATTCACGATAAAGTGACAAACAAAACCAGCGTAAAGCCAATACTCTCAAACCAAATAGAGCAAATTTTTGCCATAAGCGAGTCAAATACGCTTAAACCATCTTTGTTTGCGAGTGCAAAGGTAAGATACTATGACGCTAAAAAAGGCGTTGATGTCGTTAAAAATGTTAGCTATATTTACGCTCTTGACGAGGCTCAAAATGGCATTGAGTGGGAACAAGCCAGTCAAAATGCACACGTTAGCATAGGCACTCAGCGTGATGGTGTTAGCTATGAAATTTTACCAAGCTTTATACAAAGTGCTAAGAATTTTAGCACTTTTGAACGCGACTTTAAAGATTTTGTATTTAGAAGTGAAAGACTTGAGCTATTTGAGGCAATGGGCTTAAACTCAGATCCAAATGAGAGCAAAGAGCAATTTTATATAAGACTATCAGACAGGTGCAATGAAATTTTAGAGGCTAAAACTGCTGAGTTAACCAAGAAATTTGAAGCCGAGAAGCTTAAGCTAGAGGATAAGCTGAACAAAGCTGCTGTAAAACTAGAAAAAGAGCAAAGGGAGATGAAGGCAAGTGGACTTGACGCTGTCATTAGTATCGGAGCTAGTTTGCTTGGTGCGTTTTTGGGTGGCTCAAGGGGCATTAGCAAGACTAGTGTTGGCAAGATAGCAACTGGTGTTAAAAGTGCAAACAAAGTTCTAAAAGATAGAGATGACGTAAAGCTTAGCGAACAGAGTGTAGATGAGCTAAATGCTAGGATTGACTTGCTTTTAGAGGACTTTAATCAAGAAGTATCAACGCTAAAGTCTGCCTATGATATTGAAAATTTAAAGCTAAATGTCATATCTTTAGCTCCTAAAAAAAGCGATATTTATGATGAAAAAATAGTGCTTTTATGGAGATAA
- a CDS encoding peroxiredoxin: MLVTKKAPDFTAAAVLGNNQIVNDFNLYKNIGEKGAVVFFYPMDFTFVCPSEIIAFDKRYDEFKARGIEVIAVSCDNQFSHFAWKETPVNKGGIGKVRFPIVADMTKSIARGFDVLIEEAGVALRGSFLLDKDGTVRHAVINDLPLGRNIDEMIRMVDTMLFTNEHGEVCPAGWHKGDAGMKPNTEGVADYLSKNESKL, encoded by the coding sequence ATGTTAGTAACAAAAAAAGCACCTGACTTTACAGCTGCAGCAGTTTTAGGAAACAATCAAATCGTAAATGATTTTAACCTTTATAAAAATATAGGCGAAAAGGGTGCAGTGGTGTTCTTTTATCCTATGGACTTTACATTTGTTTGTCCAAGCGAAATTATAGCGTTTGATAAAAGATATGATGAGTTTAAGGCTCGTGGTATTGAGGTTATAGCAGTGTCTTGCGATAATCAGTTCTCACACTTTGCGTGGAAAGAGACACCGGTAAATAAAGGTGGTATCGGTAAAGTTCGCTTCCCAATCGTAGCAGATATGACAAAATCTATCGCTCGTGGCTTTGATGTTCTTATCGAGGAGGCTGGTGTAGCACTTCGTGGATCATTCTTACTTGATAAAGACGGAACCGTTCGCCACGCAGTTATAAACGACCTACCACTTGGCAGAAACATCGATGAGATGATAAGAATGGTAGATACAATGCTGTTTACAAATGAGCACGGCGAAGTTTGCCCTGCTGGTTGGCATAAAGGCGACGCTGGTATGAAGCCAAACACAGAAGGCGTTGCTGACTATCTTTCTAAAAACGAAAGCAAACTATAA
- the fliN gene encoding flagellar motor switch protein FliN gives MSEEEDVVLETLSPLGLFKSYDELMDISVDFIAELGTTTVSIKELMKFEQGSVIDLEKPAGESVELYINNRIFGKGEVMVYEKNLAIRINEILDSKSVIQYFKKELL, from the coding sequence ATGAGTGAAGAAGAGGACGTAGTATTAGAGACGCTCTCTCCGCTTGGCCTGTTTAAAAGTTATGACGAGCTTATGGATATTAGCGTTGATTTTATCGCTGAGCTTGGCACGACAACCGTTAGCATAAAAGAGCTTATGAAATTTGAGCAGGGTTCGGTTATCGACCTTGAAAAACCAGCCGGCGAGAGCGTTGAGCTATACATAAATAACAGAATTTTTGGCAAGGGCGAAGTTATGGTTTATGAGAAAAACCTAGCGATTCGTATCAATGAAATTTTGGACTCAAAATCGGTAATTCAATACTTCAAAAAAGAGCTTTTATGA
- a CDS encoding chemotaxis protein CheX — protein MKSVVDSAVKFLCTKTLGFEVEDANTLGKGFYGSSIPLYKDGAEFHFYLFFKKDTLKHFARAFFGSKDLQDADLDDLCKEIANQIVGKAKIILSETDGSNYKLGTPEFLGEVANFNVKLDEKLIYKMKNRTFQIGFKKA, from the coding sequence ATGAAATCTGTTGTAGATAGTGCGGTAAAATTTCTTTGCACAAAAACGCTAGGCTTTGAAGTAGAAGACGCAAACACGCTAGGTAAGGGCTTTTATGGCTCAAGCATACCACTTTATAAAGACGGCGCGGAGTTTCATTTTTATCTATTTTTTAAAAAAGATACACTAAAACACTTTGCAAGGGCATTTTTTGGCTCAAAAGATTTGCAAGACGCCGATTTAGACGATCTTTGCAAAGAGATTGCAAATCAGATTGTTGGCAAGGCAAAGATTATTTTAAGCGAAACTGACGGCAGTAACTACAAACTTGGCACACCTGAATTTTTAGGCGAAGTGGCAAATTTTAACGTCAAACTTGATGAAAAACTAATCTATAAGATGAAAAACAGAACATTTCAAATAGGATTTAAAAAAGCATGA
- the trpA gene encoding tryptophan synthase subunit alpha: MDKIAKAFENKKANIGYIVAGYPSVDHTKEFLANYDESCLDLLELGIPYSDPLADGKLIAEASFSTAAKGVNTDTIFEILDDCKGKFHKPIVFLVYFNLIFAYGVENFIKKSAECGVSGFIIPDLPFEENGEVARLCEKYNLALVPLISVTSAYRTDKILTRGSGFIYAIGAIGVSGSKSAGHERLAKLVGELKQKSDLPVAVGFGIKNKDDVKAVKSYANGAIIGTQIVKLTANFSGNELNKKISELFG; the protein is encoded by the coding sequence ATGGATAAAATCGCAAAAGCATTTGAAAATAAAAAGGCAAATATCGGCTATATCGTGGCTGGTTATCCAAGCGTTGATCATACAAAAGAGTTTTTAGCAAACTACGATGAAAGCTGCCTTGATCTGCTTGAACTTGGAATTCCTTACTCTGATCCTTTGGCTGATGGCAAACTAATTGCCGAGGCTAGTTTTAGCACGGCAGCAAAGGGCGTAAATACCGATACAATCTTTGAAATTTTAGATGATTGCAAGGGAAAATTCCACAAGCCAATCGTATTTTTAGTCTATTTTAATCTTATCTTTGCATACGGCGTTGAGAATTTTATCAAAAAAAGTGCAGAGTGTGGGGTTAGCGGATTTATAATTCCAGACTTACCTTTTGAAGAAAATGGCGAAGTTGCAAGGCTTTGCGAAAAATACAATCTAGCTCTCGTGCCACTAATTAGCGTGACATCAGCTTACAGGACTGATAAAATTTTAACTCGTGGTAGTGGCTTTATCTATGCTATCGGAGCTATTGGCGTAAGTGGCTCAAAGTCCGCTGGACACGAGCGTTTAGCTAAATTAGTCGGCGAGTTAAAGCAAAAAAGTGATCTGCCAGTTGCCGTTGGTTTTGGCATAAAAAACAAAGATGATGTTAAAGCCGTAAAATCATACGCAAACGGAGCGATAATAGGCACCCAGATTGTAAAATTAACAGCAAATTTTAGCGGTAATGAGTTAAATAAAAAGATAAGTGAGCTTTTTGGCTAA
- the trpB gene encoding tryptophan synthase subunit beta: protein MNPKSYFGNYGGQFVPETAMFALDELENAYEKIAKTSEFKAELDDLLKNYVGRPSPLYHAKRLSKHYGHEIYLKREDLNHTGAHKINNALAQALLAKKMGKKKILAETGAGQHGVATATAAALLGLECDVYMGAVDIARQELNAYRMKLLGANLVSIDEGLKTLKEATTAAIQAWVNEIESVFYVIGSAVGPHPYPMIVRDFQNVIGRETKAQLNEYGVKADYIIACVGGGSNAIGIFNEFLADTSVRLVGIEAGGLGADTPYHAATLTNGRDGIIHGMKTIVLQDKFGMIEEVHSISAGLDYPGVGPQHAHLHTSGRVKYEAITDDECINALKLLSRLEGIIPAIESSHALAYLEKLCPNLSEKKTIIVNISGRGDKDINTIMSYEKGKIYG, encoded by the coding sequence ATGAACCCAAAATCATACTTCGGAAATTACGGCGGGCAGTTTGTGCCTGAAACTGCGATGTTTGCACTTGATGAGCTAGAAAATGCGTATGAAAAAATCGCAAAAACGAGCGAATTTAAAGCCGAGCTCGATGATTTGCTTAAAAATTATGTCGGTCGTCCAAGCCCACTTTATCACGCAAAACGTCTCTCAAAGCACTACGGACACGAGATTTACTTAAAGCGTGAAGACCTAAATCACACGGGTGCTCACAAGATAAACAACGCCCTAGCACAGGCACTTTTGGCAAAAAAAATGGGTAAAAAAAAGATTTTAGCCGAAACCGGTGCTGGTCAGCACGGCGTGGCGACTGCGACTGCGGCGGCACTTTTGGGCTTAGAGTGCGACGTTTATATGGGTGCGGTTGATATCGCTAGGCAGGAGCTAAACGCCTACCGAATGAAGCTTCTTGGCGCAAATTTGGTAAGCATAGATGAGGGCTTAAAAACGCTAAAAGAGGCAACAACAGCTGCCATTCAGGCGTGGGTAAATGAGATTGAGAGCGTATTTTACGTCATCGGCTCGGCAGTTGGCCCACACCCTTATCCGATGATCGTTAGGGATTTTCAAAACGTAATCGGACGTGAAACCAAGGCACAGCTAAACGAATATGGCGTCAAAGCCGACTACATCATCGCTTGTGTTGGTGGCGGTAGCAATGCGATTGGGATTTTTAATGAATTTTTAGCTGACACTAGCGTCCGTTTAGTAGGCATTGAAGCTGGTGGGCTTGGGGCGGACACGCCATATCACGCAGCTACGCTTACAAACGGCAGGGACGGCATTATCCACGGAATGAAAACGATCGTTTTGCAGGACAAATTTGGTATGATTGAAGAGGTTCATAGCATTTCAGCTGGGCTTGACTACCCGGGCGTTGGCCCACAGCACGCTCATTTACACACGAGTGGGCGCGTAAAATACGAAGCCATAACCGATGATGAGTGCATAAACGCCCTAAAACTTCTAAGCCGTTTAGAGGGCATAATCCCAGCCATTGAAAGCTCACACGCCCTAGCTTATCTTGAAAAACTCTGCCCAAATTTAAGTGAGAAAAAGACAATCATCGTAAATATTTCAGGCAGAGGCGATAAGGATATAAACACAATTATGAGCTATGAAAAAGGAAAAATTTATGGATAA
- a CDS encoding AAA family ATPase, producing the protein MFKNFCKLNVQGKCFQNETILEFFKENHHRFCLIYGKNGSGKSTISQAFNALKTNDPNFITSKILDKSSQEIELAQDQKDQIFVFNEKYIDEKIKIKDDGLDAIVLFGGAVEIDTKLKKLQNICDLKTNRKNEYENRLKIYSEIHNTDNPQKYENKIVEILKAEFAERERDILGNKNKILQNKTIDFAKDIFKNYATQADKEQLKSEFNNKLSEYKKIRNDITFDSKIEQININDIKRLLSYQVKQTSLNEEQEQIKQVIQNEEVTRNIMSSNREICPYCFSKLTNEYKQEILSILENIFNKDIQNHKQELGNQKNLFNNFQIPEQMNELDNKLFSDTRLKLEEFKKQLNSKIDEKIERPFVPLVLDENFADEINQKLAILEKKRQEFQEQKAKSNELRSKLEILNKKITFLQIEQDFKDYQEKLRNKNDLESKNAHNNKRLECIKKLQEQLNSQKAQIKIAQDQINKHLKYIFFDENRLQLETKDEQYVLKSKQKSVKTKDVSTGERNAIALSYFFTEIFSNESESELYKKPKFIVIDDPISSFDFENKVGIMSFLNYQIKQIINGCNTSKMVVLTHDLMSAFDLQKIIRDLPFCQKELKEQNMFDFDKKYSEYKMLLQEIYNYANNSTDNTSNISIGNIMRKVLEAFGTFNYQCGIDKIVTDELITSNLQPEEKKYFENLMYRLVLHGESHAENRIKALDFFSHISQDEKIKTAKDVLSLLYLLHKTHLQKYLDESEIENIKEWSKSCKN; encoded by the coding sequence ATGTTTAAAAATTTTTGCAAATTAAACGTGCAAGGAAAATGTTTTCAAAATGAAACAATTTTGGAATTTTTTAAAGAAAATCATCATAGATTTTGCTTAATTTATGGCAAAAATGGAAGTGGCAAAAGCACCATTTCACAGGCATTTAATGCATTGAAAACTAATGATCCAAATTTCATAACAAGCAAAATTTTAGATAAAAGCAGCCAAGAAATAGAGCTTGCACAAGATCAAAAAGATCAAATTTTTGTCTTTAATGAAAAATATATTGATGAAAAAATCAAGATTAAAGATGATGGATTAGACGCAATAGTATTGTTTGGAGGTGCCGTAGAGATAGATACTAAGCTTAAAAAACTACAAAACATCTGTGATTTAAAGACAAATAGAAAAAACGAATACGAAAACAGGCTTAAAATATATAGCGAAATCCACAATACTGATAACCCACAAAAATATGAAAATAAAATAGTAGAAATTTTAAAAGCCGAATTTGCCGAAAGAGAAAGGGATATTTTAGGAAACAAAAATAAAATTTTACAAAATAAAACAATAGATTTTGCAAAAGATATTTTTAAAAATTATGCCACACAAGCAGACAAAGAGCAACTAAAAAGTGAATTTAATAACAAACTAAGTGAATATAAAAAAATAAGAAACGATATAACTTTTGATAGTAAAATAGAACAAATTAATATAAATGACATTAAAAGGCTTTTGTCATATCAAGTAAAACAAACATCGCTTAATGAAGAGCAAGAGCAAATAAAACAGGTTATACAAAATGAAGAAGTTACGCGAAACATTATGAGTAGCAATAGAGAGATTTGCCCATATTGTTTTTCAAAATTAACAAACGAATATAAACAAGAAATTTTATCTATTTTAGAAAACATCTTTAACAAAGATATACAAAATCATAAACAAGAGCTAGGAAATCAAAAAAATTTATTTAATAATTTTCAAATTCCAGAGCAAATGAATGAACTAGACAATAAACTATTTAGTGACACAAGGTTAAAACTAGAAGAGTTTAAAAAACAGCTAAACTCAAAAATAGATGAAAAAATTGAAAGGCCATTTGTGCCATTAGTCTTAGATGAAAATTTTGCAGATGAAATTAATCAAAAATTAGCGATTTTAGAGAAAAAGAGACAAGAATTTCAAGAGCAAAAAGCAAAGTCAAATGAGTTAAGATCCAAATTAGAGATATTAAATAAAAAAATAACCTTTTTGCAAATAGAGCAAGACTTTAAAGATTATCAAGAAAAGCTAAGAAATAAAAATGATTTAGAGAGCAAAAACGCTCACAACAACAAACGCTTAGAGTGCATAAAAAAACTTCAAGAGCAGTTAAACTCACAAAAAGCACAGATAAAAATAGCACAAGATCAGATTAATAAACATCTAAAATATATATTTTTTGATGAAAATAGATTGCAACTTGAAACAAAAGATGAACAATATGTTTTAAAATCAAAACAAAAAAGCGTAAAAACAAAAGATGTATCTACTGGTGAGCGAAACGCTATTGCACTTAGCTACTTTTTTACTGAAATTTTTTCTAATGAAAGCGAAAGTGAGCTTTATAAAAAGCCAAAATTTATAGTGATAGATGATCCAATTTCTAGTTTTGATTTTGAAAACAAAGTTGGCATTATGTCGTTTTTAAACTATCAGATAAAACAAATCATCAATGGTTGCAATACAAGTAAAATGGTAGTTTTAACACACGATTTAATGAGTGCATTTGATTTACAAAAAATTATTAGGGATTTGCCATTTTGTCAAAAGGAGCTAAAAGAACAAAATATGTTTGATTTTGATAAAAAATATTCAGAATACAAAATGCTTTTGCAAGAAATTTATAATTATGCCAACAACTCAACCGACAACACCAGTAATATAAGTATCGGCAATATTATGAGAAAGGTTTTAGAGGCATTTGGGACTTTTAATTATCAGTGTGGTATAGATAAAATCGTAACAGATGAATTAATTACATCAAATTTACAACCAGAAGAGAAAAAATATTTTGAAAATTTAATGTATCGTTTGGTGTTACACGGTGAAAGTCACGCAGAAAATAGGATAAAAGCTCTTGATTTTTTCTCACACATTAGCCAAGATGAAAAGATAAAAACTGCAAAGGATGTTTTATCGCTTTTATATTTATTACATAAAACGCATTTGCAAAAATATCTAGATGAGTCAGAAATAGAAAATATAAAAGAGTGGTCAAAGTCGTGCAAAAATTAA
- a CDS encoding phosphoribosylanthranilate isomerase, which translates to MEIAEFCGLDVAQIHGEISENLYLNLKDLGCEIWQALSVGEVLPNVTKFADLVLYDCKGENLGGNGKSFNWNLLKNLKPFSFGLAGGIGEENVSEALKFNPKIIDINSKVEDENLQKIPQKVERILQIIKVYNV; encoded by the coding sequence ATGGAGATAGCCGAGTTTTGCGGACTTGATGTAGCACAAATTCACGGAGAAATTAGTGAGAATTTATATCTAAATTTAAAGGATTTAGGTTGTGAAATTTGGCAAGCTTTAAGCGTTGGCGAAGTGTTACCAAACGTAACAAAATTTGCTGATCTTGTGCTTTATGACTGCAAGGGCGAAAATTTAGGTGGCAACGGCAAGAGTTTTAACTGGAATTTGCTTAAAAATTTAAAGCCTTTTAGCTTTGGACTTGCTGGTGGCATAGGCGAAGAAAACGTGAGCGAAGCACTAAAATTTAACCCAAAAATCATTGATATAAACAGCAAAGTTGAAGATGAAAACCTGCAAAAAATACCCCAGAAGGTTGAGAGAATTTTACAAATTATAAAGGTTTATAATGTTTAA
- the trpD gene encoding anthranilate phosphoribosyltransferase: MILLIDNYDSFVFNVRQYLEELSDDEVVCVRNDEINIDEIKRLNPDFIVLSPGPKHPKDSGVCLEILKSDIAVPILGICLGHQAIGLVFGGAIKQLDTPLHGKTSRIKIIDANPLFNELPSEFEVMRYHSLYVDDLGENLEPLAYSSDGVLMALRVKNRNIFGIQFHPESYFSEYGKKIIANFLNIKSKNEQKEPEILDFKEYLRKLQEDRVLDDRDFEQICKIIASKNYEITQLAALLVLISEKSLYPKSLAALAKNILYYSNTFRDESDMIDVCGTGGDGFKSINISTAVAFIVASFGVKVAKHGNKAVSSKSGSSDVLGSLNLNLSGDVMANRELLKHKNLAFFHAPLFHPLVGEVREVRQRLGIRTVFNVLGPLLHPNLALKYQLVGVYHQPVLNLYAQVLKILGRKHALVVRGNDGMDEISICDETRVVELKDGVISEYSITPEQFGFKRALHDEIKGGTSDENARDLVAILRGEEKGAKRDIVVLNAMFALYTANFVKSPSLAKELILEALESGKVYEFFKSYTA, encoded by the coding sequence ATGATACTTTTAATAGACAACTACGACAGTTTCGTTTTTAACGTTAGGCAATACCTAGAAGAGCTAAGCGATGATGAGGTGGTTTGCGTTAGAAACGATGAGATAAACATTGATGAAATAAAGCGTTTAAACCCCGATTTTATCGTGCTTAGCCCGGGCCCAAAGCACCCAAAAGATAGCGGTGTTTGCCTTGAAATTTTAAAATCAGACATCGCCGTGCCGATTTTAGGCATTTGTCTAGGTCATCAGGCGATCGGGCTTGTTTTTGGTGGAGCGATAAAACAGCTTGATACGCCACTTCACGGCAAGACATCACGCATTAAAATAATAGACGCAAACCCCCTATTTAACGAGCTACCGAGCGAATTTGAAGTTATGCGTTACCACTCGCTTTACGTTGATGATTTAGGAGAAAATTTAGAGCCACTTGCTTACAGCAGCGACGGCGTTTTGATGGCATTACGTGTGAAAAATCGTAACATTTTTGGGATTCAGTTTCATCCCGAGAGTTATTTTAGTGAATATGGCAAAAAAATCATCGCAAATTTTTTAAATATAAAGAGTAAAAATGAGCAAAAAGAGCCTGAAATTTTGGACTTTAAAGAGTATCTGAGAAAACTTCAAGAAGATAGAGTACTTGACGATAGAGATTTTGAACAAATTTGCAAAATTATCGCCAGTAAAAATTACGAAATTACACAACTTGCCGCCTTGCTTGTGCTAATTAGCGAAAAGAGCCTTTACCCAAAAAGCCTTGCGGCACTTGCTAAAAACATACTTTACTACTCAAACACATTTCGTGATGAGAGCGATATGATAGATGTTTGTGGCACCGGTGGCGATGGATTTAAGAGCATAAATATCTCAACGGCAGTTGCGTTTATTGTCGCAAGTTTTGGCGTAAAAGTCGCTAAGCACGGCAACAAAGCCGTTTCAAGTAAGAGCGGTAGCTCAGATGTGCTTGGTAGTCTAAATCTAAATTTAAGTGGCGATGTAATGGCAAATCGTGAACTTTTAAAACATAAAAACCTAGCCTTTTTTCATGCTCCGCTTTTTCATCCGCTTGTTGGCGAAGTTCGCGAAGTAAGACAAAGGCTTGGAATTCGCACAGTTTTTAATGTGCTTGGGCCGCTTTTGCACCCAAATTTGGCACTAAAATATCAGCTTGTTGGCGTTTATCATCAACCAGTTTTAAACCTTTATGCACAGGTACTTAAAATTTTAGGTCGCAAACACGCCTTGGTCGTTCGTGGCAACGATGGTATGGATGAAATTTCAATTTGCGATGAAACGCGTGTGGTTGAGCTAAAAGATGGTGTGATAAGCGAATATTCTATAACGCCAGAGCAGTTTGGCTTTAAAAGGGCTTTGCACGATGAGATAAAGGGTGGCACTAGCGATGAAAATGCAAGGGATTTAGTGGCGATTTTGCGTGGTGAAGAAAAAGGTGCAAAACGCGATATAGTCGTGCTAAACGCTATGTTTGCGCTCTATACGGCAAATTTTGTAAAGTCGCCAAGTTTGGCAAAAGAGCTGATTTTAGAAGCGTTAGAGAGTGGCAAGGTTTATGAGTTTTTCAAGTCCTACACAGCTTAA